A single genomic interval of Carettochelys insculpta isolate YL-2023 chromosome 28, ASM3395843v1, whole genome shotgun sequence harbors:
- the RAPGEFL1 gene encoding rap guanine nucleotide exchange factor-like 1 encodes MKPLEKFLKKQGSHLAGRAGPGPGALQRRQSVSRLLLPGFLREPGEGEPGAGPEPGGDGRCLELRSPSSFSSEELSPASGEPPLSPAPAAPGCCGCGCGCGWSPGPPASPERLLAALLERLGGGLASHGPGCGTDVLLDDLILTHSLFLPTEHLLQQLHQHFLLASGDPSPGWEEGAALPRKRAVLSVLLRFLETYQGILQEEESAGKVIKDLYLLLMKDASLYPELEDEILKLHQLVETVELKVPEESPPPSKQVKPLFRHFRRIDSCLQTRVAFRGSDEIFCRVYMPDHSYVTIRSRLSASVQDILAAVTEKLQYSEEPSAREEALLLVVVASSGEKAVLQPCEECVFTTLGINSHLFACSKETVESLVPLPEEVQVSPGDTEIHRVEAEEIANHMTAFHWELFRCVHELEFVDYVFHGERGRRETANLELLLQRCSEVQSWVATELLLCESLGKRAHLLKKFIKIAAVCKQNQDMLSFYAVVMGLDNAAVSRLRLTWEKLPSKFKSLFRKFETLTDPGRNHKAYREALCRMKAPLIPFVPLILKDLTFVHEGSKTLLDGLVNLEKLHSIAEKVRTIRKYRSRPLCLDLEASPSQLQTKAYVRQFQVIDNQNLLFELSYKLEASSQ; translated from the exons ATGAAGCCGCTGGAGAAGTTCCTGAAGAAACAGGGTTCGCACctggcgggccgggccgggccgggcccggggGCTCTGCAGCGGCGCCAGAGCGTGTCCCGGCTGCTGCTGCCCGGCTTCCTGCGGGAGCCCGGCGAGGGGGAGCCCGGCGCGGGCCCGGAGCCGGGCGGGGACGGGCGCTGCCTGGAGCTCCGCTCCCCCTCGTCCTTCTCCTCCGAGGAGCTGAGCCCGGCCTCCGGGGAGCCGCCGCTGAGCCCCGCGCCCGCCGCCCCCGgctgctgcggctgcggctgcggctgcggctggtCCCCCGGCCCGCCGGCCAGCCCCGAGCGCCTGCTGGCGGCGCTGCTGGAGCGCCTCGGGGGCGGCCTGGCCTCGCACGGCCCCGGCTGCGGCACAG ACGTGCTGCTGGACGACCTGATCCTGACACACTCGCTCTTCCTGCCGACCGAgcacctgctgcagcagctgcaccagca CTTCCTGCTGGCCTCGGGGGACCCTTCGCCCGGCTGGGAGGAGGGCGCGGCGCTCCCCAGGAAGCGGGCCGTGCTGAGCGTCCTCTTGCGCTTCCTGGAGACCTACCAGGGCAtcctgcaggaggaggaaagCGCTGGCAAAGTCATCAAG GATCTCTACCTGCTGCTGATGAAAGACGCCTCCCTCTACCCCGAGCTGGAAGACGAGATCCTGAAACTGCACCAGCTGGTGGAGACGGTGGAGCTGAA gGTGCCCGAGGAGAGCCCCCCGCCCAGCAAGCAGGTCAAGCCGCTGTTCCGGCACTTCCGGCGCATagactcctgcctgcagaccaGGGTGGCCTTCCGGGGCTCGGACGAGA TCTTCTGCCGCGTGTATATGCCCGACCACTCCTACGTCACCATCCGCAGCCGCCTCTCGGCCTCGGTGCAGGACATCCTGGCGGCGGTGACGGAGAAGCTGCAGTACTCGGAGGAGCCGAGCGCCCGCGAGGAGGCCCTGCTCCTGGTGGTGGTGGCATCCTCGGGAG aGAAGGCCGTGCTGCAGCCCTGCGAGGAGTGTGTGTTCACCACGCTGGGGATCAACAGCCACCTCTTCGCCTGCTCCAAGGAGACCGTCGAGTCGCTG GTCCCACTCCCCGAGGAGGTCCAGGTCTCGCCAGGCGACACCGAGATCCACCGAGTGGAAGCCGAGGAAATTGCCAATCACATGACGGCCTTTCACTGGGAACTCTTCCGCTGCGTCCACGAG CTGGAGTTCGTGGACTACGTCTTCCACGGGGAGCGGGGCCGGCGGGAGACGGCCaacctggagctgctgctgcagcgctgCAGCGAggtgcagagctgggtggccaccgAGCTCCTGCTGTGCGAGTCGCTGGGGAAGCGCGCGCACCTGCTCAAGAAGTTCATCAAGATCGCTGCCGT CTGCAAGCAGAACCAGGACATGCTGTCCTTCTACGCCGTGGTGATGGGGCTGGACAACGCGGCCGTCAGCCGGTTACGGCTCACCTGGGAG aagctcCCTAGCAAGTTTAAGAGCCTCTTCCGGAAGTTTGAGACTCTCACG GACCCTGGCCGGAACCACAAAGCCTACCGGGAGGCCCTCTGCAGGATGAAGGCCCCCCTCATCCCCTTTGTGCCCCTCATCCTGAAAG ACCTGACCTTTGTGCACGAGGGCAGCAAGACGCTCCTGGACGGGCTGGTGAACCTGGAGAAGCTG CACTCGATAGCTGAGAAAGTGAGGACGATCCGGAAGTACCGCAGCCGGCCCCTGT gcctggATCTGGAGGCATCGCCCAGCCAGCTGCAGACCAAGGCCTACGTGCGCCAGTTCCAGGTGATCGACAATCAGAACCTGCTCTTCGAGCTCTCCTACAAGCTGGAGGCGAGCAGCCAGTGA